CTGCCCCACATCGCCAGGATGGAGGGCTACGTCCCCGGCGAGCAGCCCCAGGGCGGGACGTTCATCAAGCTCAACACCAACGAGAACCCCTACCCCCCCTCGTCGCGCGTCAAGCAGGCCCTGGTCGAGGCCGTGACCGACGGCCTGCGGTTGTATCCCGACCCTTCCGGCCTGGCCTTCCGCAAGACGGCCGCGGCGCTCCACGGGGTCGAGCCCGACATGATCCTCGCCGGCAACGGCTCGGACGACGTCCTGACGATCCTGACCCGGACCTTCGTCGGACCGGGGGACCTCGCCGCCTTCCCGACGCCCAGCTACCTGCTCTACTCGACCCTCATCAGCCTGCAGGACGGCCGCGCGCACGTCGTCCCGTTCGACGCCGACTGGCGGCTCGACCTCGACGCCTTCCGGGCGCCGGGCGTGAGGCTCGTCTACCTGGCGAACCCCAACAGCCCCTCCGGGACCGCGATCGCCCCGGCCGAGGTCGCCGCCCTGGCCGAGCGGCTCGACTGCCCGCTGGTGGTCGACGAGGCCTACGGCGACTTCGCCCGCGAGAACTGCATCGCCCTGTTGAAAGACCACCCCAACGTCATCGTGACCCGGTCGTTCAGCAAGGGCTACAGCCTGGCCGGCCTGCGGCTCGGCTATCTCGTCGCCGACGCGGGGATCGTCGCCGAGCTGAACAAGGTCAAGGACTCGTACAACTGCGACGCCCTCAGCCTCGCCGCCGGCAAGGCCGCGCTCGAGGACCAGGCGTACCTGGCCGAGACCCGCTCGAAGATCCTGGCCACCCGTTCCCGCCTGGCCGACGCCCTGCGCCAGTCCGGCCGCACGGTGACCGACAGCCAGGCGAACTTCGTCTGGGCCACCGGCGGGCCGGCCCCCGAGGCGACGTTCCAGGAGCTGAAGCGGCGGAGCATCTTCGTCCGGCTGATGCGGTATCCCGGCTACCCCGCCGGGCTTCGGATCAGCGTGGGGACCGACGCCGAGATCGACCGGCTGCTGGAAGTCCTACGCGATCTCCCCTGATCAAGGGCCCGGCGATCGGCTACAATCGCCCGCGCGGCGTCGGACCACGAACCTCTCCGCCCCGGATCGAGAACCTTGAGCGAACCCCCGCGCATCGCCGAGATCGCCCGCAAGACCCGCGAGACCGACATCCGCCTGTCCCTGGCGGTCGACGGCCAGGGCCGCGCCGACCTGGCCACGGGGATCGGATTCCTCGACCACATGCTGGAGCTGTTCGCCCGGCATTCGCTGATGGACCTCGCCGTGACCTGCCACGGCGACCTCCACGTCGACGACCACCACACGACCGAGGACATCGGCATCTGCCTGGGCCAGGCGCTCGACCAGGCGCTCGGCCGGAAGGCCGGGATCCGCCGGTACGGCCACTGCATCCTGCCGATGGACGAGACGCTCGTCA
The DNA window shown above is from Paludisphaera mucosa and carries:
- the hisB gene encoding imidazoleglycerol-phosphate dehydratase HisB codes for the protein MSEPPRIAEIARKTRETDIRLSLAVDGQGRADLATGIGFLDHMLELFARHSLMDLAVTCHGDLHVDDHHTTEDIGICLGQALDQALGRKAGIRRYGHCILPMDETLVTCAVDLGGRPYWVWNAPMPSPKIGGFDSELVADFWHAVATHGRMNMHVLLHYGRNTHHVSEAIFKGMARAIRDAAEGDPRSNEVPSTKGAI
- the hisC gene encoding histidinol-phosphate transaminase; protein product: MESPAETRRYVLPHIARMEGYVPGEQPQGGTFIKLNTNENPYPPSSRVKQALVEAVTDGLRLYPDPSGLAFRKTAAALHGVEPDMILAGNGSDDVLTILTRTFVGPGDLAAFPTPSYLLYSTLISLQDGRAHVVPFDADWRLDLDAFRAPGVRLVYLANPNSPSGTAIAPAEVAALAERLDCPLVVDEAYGDFARENCIALLKDHPNVIVTRSFSKGYSLAGLRLGYLVADAGIVAELNKVKDSYNCDALSLAAGKAALEDQAYLAETRSKILATRSRLADALRQSGRTVTDSQANFVWATGGPAPEATFQELKRRSIFVRLMRYPGYPAGLRISVGTDAEIDRLLEVLRDLP